One window from the genome of Haladaptatus paucihalophilus DX253 encodes:
- a CDS encoding fla cluster protein flaG, giving the protein MASVSTSHLILFIASLIIAASVAGTFTTGIQRLSGALGDRSYDVSHDVRTDIEIISDPGSGAVYNASGNENITVLVKNTGAENLKGSSDQIDILLDGKYQSNVSVQVVDGSDWDVGNVLRVTIGNDAPMAPNEDHRVKMVVNGDSEVLEFRT; this is encoded by the coding sequence GTGGCGAGTGTCTCCACGTCCCACCTCATCCTGTTCATCGCGAGCCTCATCATCGCGGCGAGCGTCGCGGGAACCTTCACGACGGGAATTCAGCGACTGTCGGGAGCGTTGGGCGACAGAAGCTACGACGTCAGTCACGACGTTCGGACGGACATCGAAATAATCAGCGACCCTGGAAGCGGCGCAGTTTATAATGCCAGCGGAAATGAAAATATTACCGTTCTAGTGAAGAATACAGGGGCAGAGAATTTAAAAGGGTCAAGCGACCAAATTGATATACTACTGGACGGGAAGTATCAATCGAATGTCTCGGTCCAAGTCGTAGACGGAAGCGACTGGGACGTCGGAAATGTGCTACGAGTTACAATCGGAAACGACGCGCCAATGGCGCCCAACGAGGACCATCGTGTGAAGATGGTCGTCAACGGCGACTCGGAGGTGTTGGAGTTTAGAACATGA
- a CDS encoding CheF family chemotaxis protein — protein sequence MSEGEYKITDTRGKFLQAMKGGHKLKDAAWTSGRVLLSNRRLILAGNGGKRTIPLSKISGMSGRYDVNQSVASVSDYVSLEYDGDVFLVSSQLDIEEFEAKLYGAMLNQSMILVKHPAVKGGVVQNTDWERARVKIEVGEVGIAVASGVFIQLELDDIGQVDTAKRTVEGETRTVLEVEHSEGSTSIQTYISGKARRCSLLGSLFQKGEQQSESGADLSETEKEVLMALYTGVSAFEIPDFLGMDVDKVEEIFERLIELDVLEEVRKRREVSLKTRGRNIASGSISEK from the coding sequence ATGAGTGAAGGCGAATACAAAATCACGGATACGAGGGGGAAGTTCCTCCAAGCGATGAAAGGCGGCCACAAGCTGAAGGACGCCGCTTGGACGAGCGGCCGCGTTCTGCTTTCGAACCGGCGGCTCATCCTCGCCGGAAACGGCGGGAAACGAACCATTCCCCTCTCCAAGATCAGCGGCATGAGCGGCCGATACGACGTGAACCAGTCGGTCGCCAGCGTCTCCGATTACGTCAGTTTGGAGTACGACGGCGACGTGTTTCTCGTCTCCTCACAGTTAGATATCGAGGAGTTCGAGGCCAAGCTGTACGGCGCGATGTTGAACCAGTCGATGATTCTCGTCAAGCACCCCGCCGTCAAAGGTGGTGTGGTGCAGAATACGGACTGGGAGCGCGCTCGGGTTAAAATCGAAGTCGGCGAGGTCGGTATCGCGGTCGCCAGTGGCGTCTTCATCCAGCTCGAACTCGACGACATCGGGCAGGTGGACACCGCAAAGCGAACCGTGGAAGGAGAGACTCGAACCGTCCTCGAAGTCGAGCACTCGGAGGGAAGCACCAGCATCCAGACGTACATCTCCGGAAAAGCGCGGCGCTGTTCCCTCCTCGGGTCGCTCTTTCAGAAGGGCGAACAGCAGAGCGAGTCGGGTGCCGACCTCTCGGAGACGGAAAAGGAGGTGTTGATGGCGCTATACACCGGCGTCTCCGCGTTCGAAATCCCGGACTTCCTCGGGATGGACGTGGACAAAGTAGAGGAGATATTCGAACGACTCATCGAACTCGACGTGTTGGAGGAGGTCAGAAAGCGTCGCGAGGTGAGTTTGAAGACGCGGGGACGAAATATCGCCAGTGGCTCGATCAGCGAAAAGTAA
- a CDS encoding fla cluster protein FlaF — translation MHRYGERAMGFSVSGSTAIIFLAMFISFGMIYSAAYNGFERINDARTDHSENVLDQQNTALNITTVNYSAGYLNITVNNTGSTTLDINDTDVLVDGVYPDSGAIVARDVNGVNDTELWLPGETLHYRINVSTGPTRVKVVTGPGLADTEAV, via the coding sequence GTGCACAGATACGGGGAGAGGGCCATGGGCTTCAGCGTTAGTGGTTCCACGGCCATCATTTTCCTGGCAATGTTCATCAGCTTCGGAATGATCTACTCGGCCGCCTACAACGGGTTCGAGCGGATCAACGACGCTCGAACAGACCACTCTGAGAACGTGCTCGACCAACAGAACACCGCACTGAATATCACAACAGTGAACTATTCGGCAGGATACCTGAACATTACTGTGAACAATACCGGTTCGACCACGCTGGATATCAACGACACTGACGTGTTGGTCGATGGCGTCTACCCCGATTCGGGGGCCATCGTGGCACGCGACGTTAACGGTGTCAACGATACGGAACTGTGGCTTCCCGGTGAGACCCTCCACTACCGAATCAACGTTTCGACGGGTCCAACCCGAGTGAAAGTCGTAACTGGACCAGGGCTCGCCGATACGGAGGCGGTCTGA
- a CDS encoding type II/IV secretion system ATPase subunit translates to MTEHGTTQIEGELREVAMRRPHLRDYLKRFKQFTGEFPKLIEEPSGEWEADKPNVIYSAGGPIYCHIYGDIGRDTKYYAIEPDLSDTEQELFWNVRSKILEKSVTKPAPESESEYDDRIEELLQDTVRIGEGNDSISARIGNFSPKSLQKRIQSVSPQDLARRVSSISYGDVRAGIQLLRENDVVEELMSFSGVGRYQVSDQTYENIRYRLNRDIVGFGPLEPIMRDPSNEDIHVIGPHETYVDHGTYGMLGTTVDFGTNDRFDNWLRNMGERIGDPVSDSDPIVDSTLPDGSRINIIYSDDVSIKGPSLTIRQSEGTPLSVAQITKWGTLSPQLAAYLWLCLENEQTVFVVGETASGKTTTLNCVLSFIPRDSKIYTAEDTAEVLPPHNTWQQLLTREGKSEASADVDMFDLVAAALRSRPDYIIVGEVRGAEGRMAFQAAQTGHPVMLTFHASDIVSMIQRFTGDPINVPETFMDNADVALFQNRVKQGDKVLRRVTSVQEIEGYSKDMGGVVTRQAFYWDPVEDEIVFQGMNNSYVLEEQIATLLGYKNTRDIYQDLDFRAQIMERMIEENILGYHEVNEVIEAFQRDGVDGLPFNVHRSI, encoded by the coding sequence ATGACCGAACACGGGACCACCCAAATCGAAGGCGAACTCCGCGAGGTCGCCATGCGCCGCCCACACCTCCGCGACTACTTGAAGCGCTTCAAGCAGTTTACGGGTGAGTTCCCGAAACTCATCGAAGAGCCGTCGGGAGAGTGGGAGGCGGATAAACCGAACGTCATCTACTCGGCGGGCGGTCCCATCTACTGCCACATCTACGGCGACATCGGTCGGGATACGAAATACTACGCCATCGAACCGGACCTGAGCGACACCGAACAGGAGTTGTTCTGGAACGTTCGGAGCAAAATTTTGGAAAAGAGCGTCACCAAACCCGCCCCCGAGAGCGAGTCCGAGTACGACGACAGAATCGAGGAACTCCTGCAGGATACGGTTCGAATCGGCGAGGGAAACGACAGCATCTCGGCGCGCATCGGGAACTTCTCGCCGAAGAGCCTTCAGAAACGGATTCAAAGCGTCTCCCCCCAAGACCTCGCACGGCGAGTCAGTAGCATCTCCTACGGGGACGTACGGGCGGGCATCCAGTTGCTGCGCGAAAACGACGTCGTAGAGGAGCTAATGAGCTTCTCCGGCGTCGGGAGGTACCAGGTTTCGGACCAAACGTACGAGAACATCCGCTATCGGCTGAATCGGGATATCGTTGGGTTCGGACCGTTGGAACCCATCATGCGCGACCCGTCGAACGAGGACATTCACGTCATCGGCCCGCACGAGACGTACGTGGACCACGGCACCTACGGCATGCTCGGGACCACCGTGGACTTCGGAACGAACGACCGGTTCGACAACTGGCTCCGAAACATGGGCGAGCGAATCGGTGACCCCGTGTCCGACTCCGACCCCATCGTCGACTCGACGCTCCCCGACGGGTCGCGTATCAACATCATCTACAGCGACGACGTGAGTATCAAGGGGCCGAGCCTCACCATCCGTCAGAGCGAAGGGACGCCCCTCTCGGTCGCACAGATTACGAAGTGGGGCACGCTGTCGCCGCAACTCGCCGCGTATCTCTGGCTCTGTCTGGAGAACGAACAGACGGTGTTCGTCGTCGGGGAAACGGCGTCGGGAAAGACGACGACGCTCAACTGCGTCCTGTCGTTTATCCCCCGCGACAGCAAGATATACACTGCGGAGGACACCGCCGAAGTCCTGCCGCCACACAACACGTGGCAGCAACTCCTCACGCGCGAGGGGAAAAGCGAAGCCAGTGCCGACGTGGACATGTTCGACCTCGTAGCCGCCGCGCTTCGTTCTCGCCCCGACTACATCATCGTCGGGGAGGTTCGTGGTGCCGAGGGACGCATGGCGTTTCAGGCGGCACAGACCGGTCACCCGGTGATGCTCACCTTCCACGCGAGCGACATCGTTTCCATGATTCAGCGGTTTACCGGCGACCCCATCAACGTCCCGGAGACATTCATGGACAACGCCGACGTGGCGCTGTTCCAGAACCGGGTCAAGCAGGGCGATAAGGTCCTGCGCCGCGTGACGAGCGTGCAGGAAATCGAGGGGTATTCGAAGGACATGGGCGGCGTGGTGACGCGCCAAGCGTTCTACTGGGACCCCGTTGAGGACGAAATCGTCTTCCAGGGGATGAACAACTCCTACGTACTGGAAGAACAGATAGCGACGCTCCTCGGTTACAAGAACACCCGCGACATCTACCAAGACCTCGATTTCCGGGCGCAGATTATGGAGCGGATGATAGAAGAAAACATCCTCGGCTACCACGAGGTGAACGAAGTCATCGAGGCCTTCCAGCGCGATGGCGTCGATGGGCTTCCGTTCAACGTTCATCGGTCGATCTGA
- a CDS encoding metallophosphoesterase family protein → MEVAIVSDMHVPGQAERIPDAFREHIRTADHVIHAGDFGSEDALVDVQALASDLTAVYGNADPNDIDLPSVASVDIAGVTFVVVHGIVNPVERAVSSSEGVVMNRDDWLDAIADTARARSDEPVVGIGGHTHEVEDTMHDGVRLLNPGSATGVGPDTEATMLTVEVVDGDLDVTRHEA, encoded by the coding sequence ATGGAAGTCGCAATCGTTTCCGACATGCACGTGCCCGGCCAAGCGGAGCGGATTCCCGACGCGTTTCGTGAGCACATTCGGACGGCCGATCACGTTATCCACGCTGGCGACTTCGGCTCGGAGGACGCTCTCGTCGACGTGCAGGCGCTCGCATCGGATCTGACGGCCGTTTACGGGAACGCGGATCCCAACGACATCGACCTTCCGAGTGTCGCGTCGGTGGACATCGCGGGCGTGACGTTCGTCGTCGTCCACGGCATCGTCAACCCCGTCGAACGGGCGGTTTCCAGTTCCGAGGGCGTCGTCATGAATCGCGACGATTGGTTGGACGCGATTGCCGATACGGCGCGTGCGAGGAGCGACGAACCGGTGGTCGGAATCGGCGGACACACTCACGAGGTTGAAGACACGATGCACGACGGCGTTCGACTGTTGAATCCGGGGTCGGCAACGGGGGTCGGACCGGACACCGAGGCGACGATGCTGACCGTCGAAGTCGTCGATGGGGACCTCGACGTAACTCGGCACGAAGCGTAA
- the flaJ gene encoding archaellar assembly protein FlaJ — MAEAEAQQTDAKQLLSAAASSTIEAYHQMEMPMVRYVGLVIVPSILFFFISLVVVFSVDLPFLVALPVPLLGALALTTAVIYPKLLRDRRRKQIEDRLHLFITHMTVLSTANMDRVQVFRILSEEAEYKELALEMQRIVQLVDTWNQSLDDALQIRAKKVPSKPLSDFFDRLAYTIGSGGEIQDFLLSEQDVVIQNYVTIYEGSLRNLEVMKDLYLSMILSVTFALVFATVLPILTGTNPTMTVGAVVVMFAFVQMGFLFMIQTTAPYDPVWYHPEEKGRTDSERKVRISVIVGIVLTVIAIVICLLVLLGRTSVDPSSIPLPIFAALPTTPLVLPGLVVRREEGKVKERDDEFTNFIRALGASETAKQSTTSRVLKTLRTKDFGALSDDIDDLYKRLSMRIESELAWRHFTADARSYLIQKFSEMYLIGRQMGGEPKHLGELISGNMNEVMQLREQREQSTMTLIGVLYGITAASTFAFFIGLEIVNILSGMSIGLNTPQFNFGTLIHTGVYNNIMIEYLLVIIILLNSVLSSLMIRIVDGGHKVNAYMHFVLLTWVSGVVAWITRIVVGTFLNV; from the coding sequence ATGGCAGAGGCAGAAGCACAGCAAACGGATGCGAAACAGCTCCTGAGCGCTGCCGCTTCCTCGACCATCGAAGCGTACCACCAGATGGAGATGCCGATGGTGCGGTACGTTGGGCTGGTCATCGTTCCGTCGATACTGTTCTTCTTCATCAGCCTCGTCGTCGTCTTTTCGGTCGATTTGCCGTTCCTCGTCGCGTTGCCGGTGCCGCTGCTCGGAGCGCTCGCCCTGACGACGGCGGTCATCTACCCGAAGCTACTCCGGGACCGCCGTCGCAAGCAGATAGAAGATCGGTTGCACCTGTTCATCACGCACATGACCGTCCTCTCGACGGCGAACATGGACCGCGTGCAGGTGTTTCGAATCCTCTCGGAGGAGGCGGAGTACAAGGAACTCGCGTTGGAGATGCAACGTATCGTCCAACTCGTCGATACGTGGAACCAGAGCTTGGACGACGCCCTGCAGATTCGGGCGAAGAAAGTGCCGAGCAAGCCGCTTTCCGACTTCTTCGACCGCCTCGCGTACACCATCGGTTCCGGCGGTGAGATTCAGGACTTCCTCCTCTCCGAACAGGACGTGGTGATTCAGAACTACGTTACCATCTACGAGGGCTCGTTGCGGAATCTCGAAGTGATGAAGGACCTCTATCTGTCGATGATTCTCTCCGTCACCTTCGCGCTCGTGTTCGCGACGGTGCTCCCCATCCTCACGGGGACGAATCCGACGATGACGGTCGGTGCGGTCGTCGTCATGTTCGCGTTCGTCCAGATGGGGTTTCTGTTCATGATACAGACGACGGCACCGTACGACCCGGTCTGGTATCACCCGGAGGAGAAGGGACGGACGGACTCCGAACGAAAAGTTCGAATCAGCGTCATCGTCGGAATCGTGTTGACCGTGATCGCTATCGTCATCTGTCTGCTCGTCCTGCTCGGCCGCACCTCCGTCGATCCCAGTTCGATACCGCTTCCCATCTTCGCGGCACTACCGACGACGCCGCTCGTGCTACCCGGACTGGTGGTCCGCCGGGAAGAGGGCAAGGTGAAAGAGCGGGACGACGAGTTCACGAACTTCATCCGCGCGCTCGGCGCGAGCGAGACGGCGAAACAGAGCACTACCTCGCGCGTGCTCAAAACCCTTCGAACGAAGGATTTCGGCGCGCTGTCCGACGACATCGACGACCTGTACAAGCGGCTTAGCATGCGAATCGAATCGGAACTCGCGTGGCGACATTTCACCGCCGACGCCCGCTCGTATCTCATCCAGAAGTTCAGCGAGATGTATCTCATCGGCAGGCAGATGGGTGGCGAACCGAAGCACCTCGGCGAACTCATCAGCGGAAACATGAACGAGGTCATGCAGTTGCGCGAGCAGCGCGAACAGTCCACGATGACGCTCATCGGCGTCCTCTACGGTATCACCGCCGCCTCGACGTTCGCGTTCTTCATCGGGCTCGAAATCGTCAATATCCTCTCGGGGATGTCCATCGGACTGAACACGCCGCAGTTCAACTTCGGGACGCTGATTCACACCGGTGTGTACAACAACATCATGATAGAGTACCTCCTCGTCATCATCATCCTCCTAAACTCGGTACTCTCCTCGCTCATGATACGAATCGTCGATGGCGGTCACAAGGTGAACGCCTACATGCATTTCGTCCTGCTGACGTGGGTCAGCGGGGTCGTTGCGTGGATCACTCGTATCGTCGTCGGGACGTTCTTGAACGTATAA
- a CDS encoding CheR family methyltransferase, translated as MSSFDTLLSFIESELGFATSHYDTSYLDRRVSSRMRRTDVEKYEQYRALLADDPDERDALLDALSVNVTSFLRNPDVWEEIRDVLRSLADSHRQVKLWSAACSDGREPYSLALLALVDSDIDATKVRITATDIDREVLAKARRGVYRSTRTTDIAEQLEPLDGYEQYVERDGNEFRVSNRVKRLVDFERHDLIHGSSKSDFDFVSCRNLFIYINAEHKLPMLRTITNSLRTGGYLVIGKTETLPEVLKKEYEPVDKRLRIYQKS; from the coding sequence TTGAGTTCGTTCGACACGTTGCTGTCGTTCATCGAGTCGGAACTCGGGTTTGCGACGAGCCATTACGACACCTCGTATCTCGACAGACGGGTTTCCTCCCGGATGCGCCGGACCGACGTCGAGAAGTACGAACAGTATCGGGCGCTACTTGCGGACGACCCGGACGAGCGGGATGCGCTCCTCGATGCGCTTTCGGTCAACGTGACGAGCTTCCTCCGGAACCCGGACGTCTGGGAGGAAATCCGCGATGTCTTGCGCTCGCTCGCGGACTCACACCGACAGGTGAAACTCTGGAGCGCGGCGTGTTCCGACGGACGGGAACCGTACTCGTTGGCGCTGCTCGCGCTCGTGGATTCCGATATCGATGCGACGAAAGTGCGAATAACGGCGACCGACATCGACCGAGAGGTGCTGGCGAAGGCACGGCGCGGTGTCTATCGGAGCACTCGAACGACCGATATCGCCGAACAGCTCGAACCCCTGGACGGGTACGAGCAGTACGTCGAACGGGACGGGAACGAGTTTCGCGTCTCGAATCGAGTAAAGCGACTGGTCGATTTCGAGCGTCACGACCTGATCCACGGCAGCTCGAAGTCGGATTTCGATTTCGTGTCCTGTCGAAACCTGTTCATCTACATCAACGCCGAGCACAAACTGCCGATGCTCCGAACCATCACGAACTCGCTTCGAACCGGCGGCTACCTCGTCATCGGAAAGACGGAGACGCTTCCAGAAGTATTGAAAAAAGAATATGAACCAGTAGACAAACGTCTTAGAATATATCAGAAATCATAG
- a CDS encoding chemotaxis protein CheD, which produces MKVYRSDSKRGGSGPIKVGVAEYVVTEAETRLTTTGLGSCLGIALSEPTSGVAGLAHAMLPSTAESDDNEAKFVDTAINRMLTEMEDAGANMETVEAKIAGGSNMLELSGIGSEVGTRNVEAAEASLADERIPIVGEDTGGDYGRSLEFDTRTAVLVVKSAHRGVKRI; this is translated from the coding sequence ATGAAGGTGTATCGTAGCGACTCGAAGCGTGGGGGAAGTGGGCCGATAAAAGTCGGCGTGGCGGAGTACGTCGTGACGGAAGCGGAAACGCGACTGACGACGACCGGACTCGGCTCCTGTCTCGGAATCGCACTGTCCGAGCCGACCAGCGGAGTTGCGGGACTCGCCCACGCAATGCTCCCGTCCACGGCCGAATCGGATGATAACGAAGCCAAGTTCGTCGACACAGCTATCAACAGAATGCTCACAGAGATGGAAGACGCGGGTGCAAATATGGAGACGGTCGAAGCGAAAATCGCGGGCGGAAGCAACATGCTCGAACTATCAGGAATTGGAAGCGAGGTCGGGACGCGAAACGTCGAAGCGGCCGAGGCGTCGCTGGCCGATGAAAGAATTCCAATCGTCGGCGAAGATACCGGCGGGGACTACGGACGTTCGCTCGAATTCGACACGAGGACGGCGGTGCTCGTCGTGAAGAGCGCCCACCGAGGGGTGAAGCGAATTTGA
- a CDS encoding CheF family chemotaxis protein has protein sequence MSEKVIADFVARYSLDTQPSPEPVRGRIILSQKRLVLATSESKTTIPLTSVFDISVGHVPSELEGFFQDTITVAFERDGAGHSAVIEAENDNVGKFKVFLFKAILSGTPVTVKHPARVGGRVTGETFETGKLRIQPGKVEFLSIPEPFAVDLSGVSYFQKQDRDVGGQTRTVVAIRHNDNGQTVTSEFAVGAERKLNLLGRYLRLEYAEISQRAERIDVTEQEMEALVAIYSGANSGNLAGALGIDAGSAAMVLTEIEKKELVDPSDDGLSLTAPGKMLVSDRIEKVNT, from the coding sequence ATGTCTGAAAAAGTCATCGCCGATTTCGTCGCACGCTACAGTCTCGATACCCAACCGTCGCCAGAGCCGGTGCGGGGTCGAATCATTCTGAGCCAAAAACGGCTCGTTTTGGCGACGAGCGAGTCGAAAACGACGATTCCGCTCACGTCGGTATTCGACATCTCGGTCGGACACGTTCCCTCCGAACTCGAAGGGTTCTTCCAGGACACAATCACCGTCGCGTTCGAGCGAGACGGTGCAGGCCATTCGGCGGTCATCGAAGCGGAAAACGATAACGTCGGGAAGTTCAAAGTCTTTCTCTTCAAGGCCATCCTGAGCGGCACGCCCGTGACGGTGAAACACCCGGCGCGAGTCGGCGGGCGCGTCACCGGCGAGACGTTCGAAACCGGAAAACTGCGTATCCAACCCGGAAAAGTCGAGTTCCTCTCGATTCCCGAACCGTTCGCGGTTGACCTCTCCGGCGTGAGCTATTTCCAGAAACAGGACCGCGACGTCGGCGGACAAACCCGAACCGTCGTTGCGATTCGACACAACGACAACGGACAGACAGTCACCTCCGAATTCGCCGTCGGTGCCGAGCGAAAACTGAACCTTCTCGGTCGCTATCTCCGCCTCGAATACGCCGAGATATCCCAGCGTGCGGAACGTATCGACGTCACCGAACAGGAGATGGAGGCCCTCGTCGCCATCTACTCCGGCGCGAACAGCGGCAACCTCGCGGGAGCGCTCGGTATCGACGCTGGCAGCGCCGCGATGGTTCTCACCGAAATCGAAAAGAAAGAACTGGTGGACCCCTCCGACGACGGACTGTCGTTGACGGCACCCGGAAAGATGCTCGTCAGCGACCGCATCGAGAAAGTGAATACGTAG
- a CDS encoding ATPase domain-containing protein encodes MSSNNLYSLGLQDHDRLNNELGGGIPRGSIVLIEGDYGAGKSAMSQRFSYGLCETDHSVTLLSTELTIRGFIDQMHSLSYGVEEHLLNERLLFLHADVDSGTRQITAPTDDADDGQRKELLNRLMQAEAMWKADVVIIDTFDAILRNDPTFEALVRQNEERQAALEIISFFRDLVTQGKVVVLTVDPSTVDEDAIGPFRAIADVFMELQMVEVGNDVRRNISVKRFAGMGEQVGDSIGYSVRADAGIVIESRSVA; translated from the coding sequence ATGAGTTCAAATAATCTCTACTCGCTCGGCCTGCAAGACCACGACCGTCTGAACAACGAACTCGGCGGTGGAATCCCACGCGGCTCTATCGTGCTCATCGAAGGCGACTACGGTGCCGGAAAGAGCGCCATGAGCCAGCGGTTCAGCTACGGATTATGTGAGACGGACCACAGCGTAACGCTGCTCTCGACGGAGCTAACGATTCGTGGGTTTATCGACCAGATGCACTCGCTTTCCTACGGCGTCGAAGAACACCTGCTGAACGAGCGGCTGTTGTTCCTCCACGCCGACGTGGACTCCGGCACTCGTCAGATCACCGCACCCACGGACGACGCTGACGACGGCCAGCGAAAGGAACTCCTGAATCGTCTGATGCAGGCGGAGGCGATGTGGAAGGCCGATGTCGTCATCATCGACACGTTCGATGCGATTCTCCGCAACGACCCGACCTTCGAGGCGTTGGTTCGCCAGAACGAGGAACGACAGGCGGCGCTCGAAATCATCTCGTTCTTCCGAGACCTCGTGACGCAAGGGAAAGTTGTCGTCCTGACGGTCGACCCATCGACGGTCGACGAGGATGCCATCGGCCCGTTCCGTGCCATCGCGGACGTGTTCATGGAGCTGCAGATGGTCGAAGTCGGAAACGACGTCCGTCGGAACATCTCCGTGAAGCGGTTCGCCGGAATGGGTGAACAGGTGGGTGACAGCATCGGGTACTCGGTTCGCGCCGACGCTGGTATCGTCATCGAGAGCCGTAGCGTCGCCTAA
- a CDS encoding FlaD/FlaE family flagellar protein, translating into MKLITLAPHFAPLLSGSVAMGAMGIMDFMEDDESAESESGGDDLFDDDLGGDDFGDLDDGMDGGMDDWGGGGDDGFGDMGGGGSTQELENRLQDLENEVGDIASTVSTVRSENEQISEKVDDVEENVRKLLEIYEMVTRGVNPFVDDVPNGGLGGDAFGGGESGGFGLFDEEEEEADDDLDDDIADADADSFFDDSFDDIEDEEMDDMEMDDMGMEEKEGDGQAGGSTFQELKEEYESGEADWAEEADAEPDDAAESDIEFDVEPEPAPEEEAALETAPEPETGDFEFEEPAQTNESQAAETTVEMRNGMQKPYLATLPAGYIVDLVVMEWLEFLVEEFGSEDAVRTIAYYEDIDWISEPVKEQLLAFVRGIADVTDVDTDATPATLGVDDHIRSLTFMSQLTGDAIEQKVVDHCAQIRGEGHGLQR; encoded by the coding sequence ATGAAACTTATAACTCTTGCTCCCCACTTCGCTCCGCTCCTGAGCGGGTCGGTTGCCATGGGTGCCATGGGAATCATGGACTTCATGGAGGACGACGAGAGTGCCGAGTCGGAGTCGGGCGGTGATGACCTGTTCGATGATGACCTCGGTGGCGACGACTTCGGCGACTTAGATGACGGCATGGACGGCGGTATGGACGATTGGGGTGGTGGCGGTGACGACGGGTTCGGAGACATGGGCGGTGGCGGGTCGACCCAAGAACTCGAAAATCGTCTCCAAGACCTCGAAAACGAGGTCGGCGACATCGCGTCCACCGTCAGCACCGTTCGGAGCGAAAACGAACAGATAAGCGAAAAAGTGGACGACGTAGAGGAGAACGTCCGCAAACTGCTCGAAATCTACGAGATGGTCACGCGCGGTGTCAACCCCTTCGTGGACGACGTGCCGAACGGCGGCCTCGGCGGTGACGCGTTCGGCGGCGGTGAGTCCGGCGGCTTCGGTCTGTTCGACGAAGAGGAAGAAGAAGCGGACGATGATCTGGACGATGACATCGCCGATGCCGACGCGGACAGTTTCTTCGACGACAGCTTCGACGACATCGAAGACGAGGAGATGGATGACATGGAAATGGACGATATGGGGATGGAGGAAAAAGAAGGCGACGGACAAGCGGGTGGTTCGACGTTCCAAGAACTCAAAGAGGAGTACGAATCCGGCGAGGCGGACTGGGCGGAGGAAGCCGATGCCGAACCCGACGACGCAGCGGAATCGGACATCGAGTTCGACGTCGAACCCGAACCGGCGCCGGAAGAGGAAGCGGCACTGGAGACGGCGCCGGAACCCGAGACGGGCGACTTCGAGTTCGAAGAACCCGCTCAGACCAACGAATCCCAAGCGGCGGAGACGACCGTGGAGATGCGAAACGGCATGCAAAAGCCGTATCTCGCCACCCTTCCCGCGGGGTACATCGTCGATCTCGTCGTGATGGAGTGGTTGGAGTTCCTCGTCGAGGAGTTCGGGTCCGAAGACGCCGTTCGAACCATCGCCTACTACGAGGACATCGACTGGATAAGCGAACCTGTTAAAGAGCAACTACTCGCGTTCGTTCGCGGGATTGCTGACGTGACGGATGTCGATACCGACGCGACTCCCGCCACTCTCGGCGTGGACGACCACATTCGGAGTCTCACCTTCATGAGCCAACTCACCGGAGACGCAATCGAGCAGAAAGTCGTCGACCACTGTGCACAGATACGGGGAGAGGGCCATGGGCTTCAGCGTTAG